One part of the Paenibacillus silvisoli genome encodes these proteins:
- a CDS encoding DUF1835 domain-containing protein, with product MKLITNGDSAAALLRRCGFAESHRVIPWRESWIDGPRTLQWWGAEQTKARAAWFQREFGVPSELFLSQCREQDAELVQSVMDGEELMLWFEYDLYDQAMLAALLHRIRDVAKRPQSEQAAPLKLSWVIAESVEGVPDFRGLGQLTPEQLEGLWPKRKPVSEHELAAGARAWAAYADGSAAALEAWLGEDGAVLPVMAAAFRFELERLPARAADGIGVVERETLRALAAEQERAMSPDKLFGAVSAALPMFGMGDLTYWSILRQMAAGDQPKIAIEGDEPLPGFDTEHPVDWRKWRIRHI from the coding sequence ATGAAACTTATCACGAACGGCGACTCCGCTGCGGCGCTTCTTCGCAGGTGCGGCTTTGCGGAATCGCATCGCGTTATCCCGTGGCGGGAGAGCTGGATTGACGGCCCCCGAACGCTGCAATGGTGGGGTGCGGAGCAAACCAAAGCGCGCGCCGCTTGGTTCCAGCGGGAATTCGGCGTCCCGTCTGAGCTATTCCTCTCGCAGTGCCGCGAGCAGGACGCCGAGCTCGTCCAGAGCGTCATGGACGGCGAGGAGCTTATGCTCTGGTTCGAATATGACTTATATGATCAGGCCATGCTGGCCGCGCTGCTGCACCGGATCCGGGACGTTGCGAAACGGCCGCAATCGGAACAAGCGGCGCCGCTGAAGCTGTCCTGGGTCATCGCCGAGTCGGTCGAAGGCGTCCCGGACTTTCGCGGGCTCGGGCAGCTGACGCCGGAGCAGCTCGAGGGCTTATGGCCGAAGCGCAAGCCGGTCAGCGAGCATGAGCTGGCGGCAGGAGCCCGCGCATGGGCGGCATACGCGGACGGCAGCGCGGCGGCGCTCGAGGCTTGGCTAGGCGAAGACGGCGCCGTGCTGCCCGTGATGGCGGCTGCGTTTCGCTTCGAGCTGGAGCGTTTGCCGGCGCGGGCAGCGGACGGCATCGGCGTCGTAGAGCGGGAAACGCTGCGCGCGCTCGCGGCGGAGCAGGAGCGGGCAATGTCCCCGGACAAGCTGTTCGGCGCAGTTTCGGCCGCATTGCCGATGTTCGGCATGGGGGACTTGACGTACTGGTCTATTTTGCGCCAAATGGCAGCCGGCGATCAGCCGAAAATCGCAATCGAAGGGGACGAGCCGCTGCCGGGCTTCGATACGGAGCATCCGGTCGATTGGCGAAAATGGCGCATCCGCCATATCTAG
- a CDS encoding ROK family protein, with product MRGANNRTVKSMNRTAALQYIRKQGQASRADIAAYTRLSFTAVKNMIDELVSYRLIGEVGYDESSGGRKPLLYKLKADRFYAIGLHLSVSRIHVAVLDLEGRVHAHYETATDQDKLRSDAIVLQLIGCIEEAIRLSDVDRGLILGIGLAIPGPLDPFEGVVLSPPNMQGLAGVPLKRRIADHFGIAAFIEKDADLIALGEYWHGAARGKQNVFYLDADIGIGSGMIFGGQLHHGSPYGAGEVGHGTIHLDGPRCNCGNYGCLEAVASGIAIERRAGEELRRGADAPYRESYLADEKSVSLYTILEEAGAGNGSGDGDALSKQLLLESARYVGIAVGNVVHLLMPEIVIIGGTLPYAYPPYFEHARDIALNRIFAAFSDKVRIVKAELGMLGGAIGAGTLVLEHFFAKDVSEWADMEPPLQVQQ from the coding sequence ATGAGAGGCGCGAATAACCGAACGGTCAAAAGCATGAATCGGACAGCGGCGCTTCAATATATCCGCAAGCAGGGGCAGGCGTCCAGGGCGGATATCGCCGCATACACGCGCCTCAGCTTTACCGCGGTCAAAAATATGATCGACGAGCTCGTTTCCTACCGCTTGATCGGCGAGGTCGGCTACGACGAATCCAGCGGCGGCCGGAAGCCGCTGCTTTATAAATTGAAGGCGGACCGCTTCTATGCGATCGGACTTCATCTTAGCGTGTCGCGAATCCATGTCGCCGTCCTGGATCTTGAAGGCCGCGTCCATGCGCATTATGAGACCGCGACGGATCAGGACAAGCTGCGGTCGGATGCGATCGTCCTGCAGCTGATCGGCTGTATTGAGGAGGCGATCCGACTATCGGACGTGGATCGCGGCCTTATTCTTGGCATCGGGCTGGCGATACCGGGGCCGCTTGATCCGTTCGAAGGCGTCGTGCTGTCGCCGCCGAACATGCAGGGGCTTGCAGGCGTTCCGCTGAAGAGGCGGATCGCCGACCATTTTGGCATCGCGGCCTTTATCGAGAAGGATGCGGATCTGATCGCTCTCGGCGAATATTGGCATGGCGCGGCGCGAGGGAAGCAAAACGTTTTCTACCTCGATGCCGACATCGGGATCGGAAGCGGGATGATTTTCGGCGGGCAGCTGCACCATGGATCGCCTTACGGAGCTGGCGAAGTGGGGCATGGCACCATTCATCTCGACGGACCGCGCTGCAATTGCGGCAATTACGGCTGCCTGGAGGCTGTCGCTTCCGGGATCGCCATCGAACGGCGGGCGGGGGAAGAGCTTCGCCGCGGGGCGGATGCGCCTTACCGGGAAAGCTATCTAGCGGACGAGAAGTCGGTGTCGCTGTATACGATTTTGGAGGAAGCGGGTGCCGGTAACGGCAGCGGCGATGGAGACGCCTTGTCGAAGCAGCTGCTGCTCGAGTCGGCGCGGTACGTCGGCATCGCGGTCGGCAACGTCGTCCATTTGCTGATGCCGGAGATCGTTATTATCGGGGGAACGCTGCCGTACGCGTATCCGCCTTATTTCGAGCATGCGCGCGACATCGCCTTGAACCGGATTTTCGCCGCATTTTCGGACAAGGTACGCATTGTAAAAGCAGAGCTGGGGATGCTCGGAGGGGCCATCGGCGCGGGAACGCTGGTGCTGGAGCATTTTTTCGCGAAAGACGTAAGCGAATGGGCAGACATGGAGCCGCCGCTGCAGGTGCAGCAATAG
- a CDS encoding D-sedoheptulose-7-phosphate isomerase — protein MKPEHVHKHLQALQSKYPDLSPCLDDIRCAFELLEACYRQGGKVLVAGNGGSASDSEHIVGELMKGFMLPRPVPQPFRDTVLRLFPDEGEALCSGLQGALPAISLVSHSALMTAFANDVSAELVFAQQVYGYGSPGDALIGISTSGSSPNIVRAIQVAKAKGMVSIGLTGGSGGKMKALCDCTIAVQGAGTPAIQERHLPIYHTLCIMLEEAFFG, from the coding sequence ATGAAGCCTGAGCATGTGCATAAGCATTTGCAGGCGCTTCAAAGCAAGTATCCGGACCTTTCCCCGTGTCTGGACGATATCCGGTGCGCGTTCGAGCTGCTCGAAGCCTGCTATCGGCAGGGCGGGAAGGTACTGGTTGCCGGCAACGGCGGCAGCGCGTCCGACAGCGAGCATATCGTCGGCGAATTGATGAAAGGGTTCATGCTGCCTCGTCCGGTTCCGCAGCCGTTTCGGGATACCGTCCTGCGGCTGTTTCCGGATGAAGGGGAAGCGCTGTGCAGCGGTCTGCAAGGCGCTTTGCCCGCCATTTCGCTCGTCAGCCACAGCGCGCTCATGACGGCGTTCGCCAACGATGTGTCGGCCGAGCTCGTGTTTGCGCAGCAGGTGTACGGCTATGGCAGTCCCGGCGATGCGCTGATCGGGATTAGCACCTCGGGCAGCTCGCCCAATATAGTACGCGCGATTCAAGTGGCGAAGGCGAAAGGCATGGTCAGCATCGGCTTGACGGGCGGCTCGGGCGGCAAAATGAAAGCGCTTTGCGATTGCACGATCGCGGTACAAGGCGCAGGGACGCCGGCTATTCAGGAGAGGCATCTGCCGATTTACCACACGCTCTGTATCATGCTGGAGGAGGCGTTCTTCGGATGA
- a CDS encoding ROK family protein codes for MMTFAGIDIGGTKCAVTIGRSIADRIELLDKTAFPTPPTPDAAIERLGAELEQLLERHPAEKARLTAIGISCGGPLDSARGLILSPPNLPAWDRIDVVTPFERRFGVPVGLQNDANACALAEWKWGAGRGTRSMIFLTFGTGMGAGLILDGRLYAGTNDNAGEVGHVRLAEKGPMGYGKAGSFEGFCSGAGIARLAQQAASERVEAGGEPPSYARGGVSGVSTKEVAEAARQGDPDAVLILREVGRMLGRGCAMLIDILNPQRIVIGSIYGRQQELLEPVMLEELRKEALGASLAVCDIVPAGLGEHVGDYAALSVAGNLVTGL; via the coding sequence ATGATGACGTTTGCCGGAATTGATATTGGCGGTACGAAGTGCGCGGTTACGATCGGCCGCTCGATCGCCGATCGGATCGAACTGCTCGACAAGACCGCGTTTCCTACTCCGCCGACGCCTGATGCGGCTATCGAGCGGCTTGGCGCGGAGCTGGAGCAGCTGCTGGAGCGCCATCCGGCGGAAAAGGCGCGCTTGACCGCGATTGGAATCAGCTGCGGCGGGCCGCTGGACAGCGCGCGGGGCTTGATTTTGTCGCCGCCGAATTTGCCCGCTTGGGACCGGATCGATGTCGTGACGCCGTTCGAGCGGCGTTTCGGCGTGCCGGTCGGCTTGCAGAACGACGCGAATGCCTGCGCGCTTGCGGAATGGAAGTGGGGCGCGGGACGCGGGACGCGCAGCATGATCTTTTTGACGTTCGGTACGGGGATGGGCGCAGGGCTTATTTTGGACGGACGTCTCTATGCGGGGACGAATGACAACGCAGGCGAGGTTGGGCACGTGCGGCTTGCCGAGAAGGGACCGATGGGGTATGGCAAGGCGGGTTCGTTCGAAGGCTTTTGCAGCGGAGCGGGGATTGCCCGTTTGGCACAGCAAGCGGCTTCCGAGCGGGTCGAGGCGGGTGGGGAACCGCCAAGCTACGCGAGAGGCGGAGTCAGCGGCGTTTCAACGAAGGAAGTTGCGGAAGCGGCACGGCAGGGAGACCCGGATGCGGTGCTTATTTTACGCGAGGTCGGTCGCATGCTTGGGCGGGGCTGCGCGATGCTGATCGATATTTTGAACCCGCAGCGGATCGTGATCGGCAGCATTTACGGCCGGCAGCAGGAGCTGCTTGAGCCCGTGATGCTGGAGGAATTGCGCAAGGAGGCGCTTGGCGCGTCGCTGGCCGTCTGCGATATCGTGCCTGCCGGGCTTGGCGAGCATGTCGGCGATTACGCCGCGCTCTCCGTCGCCGGGAATCTGGTTACCGGTCTATAA